One genomic segment of Ctenopharyngodon idella isolate HZGC_01 chromosome 7, HZGC01, whole genome shotgun sequence includes these proteins:
- the LOC127515327 gene encoding histone H2B-like produces MPEPAKSAPKKGSKKAVTKTAGKGGKKRKRSRKESYAIYVYKVLKQVHPDTGISSKAMGIMNSFVNDIFERIAGEASRLAHYNKRSTITSREIQTAVRLLLPGELAKHAVSEGTKAVTKYTSSK; encoded by the coding sequence ATGCCTGAACCAGCGAAATCTGCGCCCAAAAAGGGATCGAAGAAGGCCGTCACTAAAACCGCCGGCAAGGGTGGAAAGAAGCGCAAGAGATCCAGGAAGGAGAGTTACGCTATCTACGTGTACAAAGTCCTGAAGCAGGTTCATCCCGACACCGGAATCTCTTCCAAGGCGATGGGAATCATGAACTCTTTCGTCAACGACATCTTCGAGCGCATCGCCGGTGAAGCGTCTCGTCTCGCTCACTACAACAAGCGCTCCACCATCACATCGAGAGAGATCCAGACCGCCGTGCGTCTGCTGCTGCCCGGTGAACTGGCCAAACACGCCGTGTCTGAGGGCACAAAGGCTGTGACCAAATACACCAGCTCAAAGTAA
- the LOC127515316 gene encoding histone H2A-like, which translates to MSGRGKTGGKARAKAKSRSSRAGLQFPVGRVHRLLRKGNYAQRVGAGAPVYLAAVLEYLTAEILELAGNAARDNKKTRIIPRHLQLAVRNDEELNKLLGGVTIAQGGVLPNIQAVLLPKKTEKTAKAK; encoded by the coding sequence ATGAGTGGACGAGGAAAAACCGGTGGAAAGGCTCGTGCCAAAGCCAAGAGTCGCTCTTCCAGGGCGGGACTGCAGTTCCCCGTCGGCCGTGTTCACAGGCTTCTCCGCAAAGGCAACTATGCTCAGCGCGTTGGTGCCGGTGCTCCAGTTTATTTGGCCGCTGTGCTCGAGTATCTCACTGCTGAGATCCTGGAGTTGGCTGGAAACGCCGCTCGCGACAACAAGAAGACCCGTATCATTCCTCGTCACCTGCAGCTGGCGGTGCGCAACGACGAGGAGTTGAACAAGCTTCTGGGTGGCGTGACCATCGCTCAGGGTGGTGTGCTGCCCAACATTCAGGCCGTACTGCTGCCCAAGAAAACCGAGAAGACCGCGAAGGCCAAGTAA